The following coding sequences lie in one Cannabis sativa cultivar Pink pepper isolate KNU-18-1 chromosome 5, ASM2916894v1, whole genome shotgun sequence genomic window:
- the LOC115716775 gene encoding probable fructokinase-7 has product MATDPTSATNGVSENNNSLVVCFGELLIDFVPMVAGVSLAEAPAFKKAPGGAPANVAVGIAKLGGSSAFIGKVGDDEFGYMLAKILKDNNVNNSGVRFDPTARTALAFVTLRADGEREFLFFRNPSADMLFREEELDVALIKKAGIFHYGSISLIEEPSRSTHLAAMGIAKKAGCFLSYDPNLRLALWPSPEAAREGIMSIWDQADLIKISEDEITFLTGGDDPYSDEVVLTKLFHPKLKLLIVTEGSAGCRYYTKEFKGRVPGVKVKAVDTTGAGDAFVSGVLNSIASDQSVCQDEKRLREALLFANACGGLTVTERGAIPAMPSKDDVLQFLSNQE; this is encoded by the exons ATGGCTACGGATCCCACCTCAG CTACAAATGGAGTATCAGAAAATAACAATTCACTTGTTGTTTGCTTTGGTGAACTATTGATTGACTTTGTGCCAATGGTTGCTGGAGTTTCACTTGCTGAAGCACCTGCTTTCAAGAAAGCTCCAGGCGGTGCTCCTGCAAATGTGGCCGTTGGCATCGCAAAACTTGGAGGTTCTTCAGCTTTCATAGGCAAG GTCGGTGATGATGAATTTGGATACATGCTagctaaaattttaaaagataacAATGTCAATAACTCTGGTGTGCGATTTGATCCAACTGCAAGAACTGCATTGGCGTTTGTTACACTCAGAGCCGATGGAGAGCGTGAGTTTTTATTTTTCCGAAACCCAAGTGCTGACATGCTTTTTCGTGAAGAAGAACTTGATGTTGCTCTTATTAAAAAG GCAGGGATCTTTCACTATGGCTCCATTAGTTTGATTGAGGAACCGTCCAGGTCAACTCATCTTGCTGCCATGGGCATTGCGAAAAAAGCTGGTTGCTTCCTCTCATATGATCCAAATTTGAGATTAGCTTTGTGGCCCTCACCTGAGGCAGCTAGAGAAGGCATAATGAGTATATGGGACCAGGCTGATCTTATTAAG ATAAGTGAGgatgaaattacatttcttactGGTGGTGATGATCCTTATTCTGATGAAGTGGTGTTAACAAAGCTTTTTCATCCTAAGCTTAAGCTTTTGATTGTAACTGAAGGGTCGGCGGGTTGCAGATATTACACAAAG GAGTTCAAGGGCCGGGTTCCTGGCGTTAAAGTTAAAGCTGTTGACACAACTGGTGCTGGTGATGCTTTCGTCAGTGGGGTACTAAACAGCATAGCTTCTGACCAAAGTGTTTGTCAG GATGAAAAGCGACTGCGAGAAGCTCTACTTTTTGCAAACGCTTGCGGTGGCCTCACAGTTACAGAAAGAGGCGCCATTCCAGCAATGCCCTCAAAAGATGATGTGCTCCAATTCTTATCAAATCAAGAGTAG